The Fusobacterium necrophorum subsp. necrophorum genome includes the window AGAGGTTACATATTTTCCGTCTTTCCCAACGAAAGGAGAATCGTTTACCATAAAGGTCATTGCCAAAGTCGGTTCGTCAATATCAATAACCGGTAAGGCAACCGGATCGTTGACATCTGCCAGAGTTTCTCCAATTTCAATATTTTCCATACCGGCAATACAAACAATATCTCCCGCTTCCGCCTCTTGCAATTCCACTCTTCGCAATCCTTCATAACCGTATAAAACAGAAATCTTTCCTTTGATTTGAGAACCGTCTCTCTTCATAATCATGACTTCCTGGTTTCTCTTTAAGGTCCCGTTATGAATTCTTCCCACAGCGAGTTTTCCGACATAATTATCATATTCGGTATTGGTAATCAAAAATTGGGTCGGACGATTTTTATCTCCATCGGGATCTTCCACAAATTCCAAAATAGTATCAAACAAAGCCTGCATATCTTTTTCTTCATCTGTTAGTTCTTTTTTTGCAAAACCTGCCTTACTGGAAGCATAGATTACCGGAAATTCCAATTGATAGTCATTGGCGTTCAATTCAATGAACAAATCATAAATCATATATAGGACTTCTTCCGGTCTGGAATTCGGTTTATCAATTTTATTTACGACAACAATGGGTCTATGTCCTTGTTCCAAAGCTTTTTTCAATACATATTTCGTTTGAGGCATAGGTCCTTCAAAAGCATCCACCAACAGTAGAACGGAATCCACCATTTTCATAATTCGTTGAACCTCTCCTCCGAAATCGGCATGGCCGGGGGTATCTACAATATTGATTTTATAGTCTTTATATCGAACCGAAGCATTTTTTGAAAAAATGGTAATTCCTCTTTCTCGTTCAATATCATCCGAGTCCATAATTCTCTCTTCCACTTTTTCCAACTCATGACTTCCAAATGCTCCTCCTTGTCGCAATAAACAATCGACCAGAGTCGTTTTTCCATGATCGACATGGGCAATAATTGCAATGTTTTTAATTTTCATACTTCACTTTCCTTCTTTTTAAAAATACTTATATCCTTTTAGCCTTTGATGTTCAATTTTTCCCAATCCTAAAAAAACTTCTTCCTGATATACTCGATATTTGCCATCTTTTTCCTGAAAAATTACAGTATTCCCATTTTGGAAAAGACTTCGATTTTTTTCTCCCTCGAGTTGTATTTTAGGGAACAAAAAATACTCTTCCACGGGAATGCAAAAACTAAAATCACAGATTTTTATTTTATCATGAATTTCCGAAATTGTATAGGCATTTTTCAAAGTATGTTCTCCTACTTGAATCCGATTTAAGGCTGTCATGGTGGCAAAACTTCCCAAATCTTTTCCAATGTCATGAATTAAAGAACGAATGTAAGTTCCTTTGGAAACTTTGGTTAAAATTTTTGCCTTTGTTTGTTGAAACTCTAAAGTATGTATTTCAAAAACAGTGACTTTTCTTGCTTCTCTTTCCACTTCTACGCCTTTTCTTGCTAATTCATATAATTTTTTTCCCTGTAACTTAATTGCGGAATACATGGGAGGAACTTGTAAAATATCTCCTTTCCATTTTTCCAAAACCTTTTCAAACTCTTCTCGGGAAACTTCTTTTTTGAGAGATTCTACAAGGACTTTTCCTTCCAAATCATAGGTATCCGTTTGATAGCCGAATTCCATTTCCGCTTCATATATTTTTTCTTCCGCTTCAATTTCCTGTGCCAAACGAGTTGCTTTTCCCACACATAAAATTAAAACTCCTGTCGCTAAAGGATCTAAAGTTCCTGTATGTCCTATTTTTCGCTCTTGTAATATTTTTCGCAAAGAACGAATAACATCGAAGGAGGACATTCCTTTTTCTTTTTTCACAACAATAATTCCATCCACGCTCTTCTATTCTCCCATTGCTTTCACTGCGATTTTCAAGCCTTCCAAAGCTTTAAAAAGAACTTCTCGAGAACAGGCCAAATTAATTCTTTGACAGCTTTCTCCTCCCTCTCCATAAGGACTTCCATTTCCTGTTGCAATTTTTCCATATTTTGCCAAATGCTTTGTAATTTCCTCTCCTCGAAGAGAAAAATACGAAAAATTAACCCAAAGAGTATAGGTACTTTCCGGCATATAAGCAGATACTTGAGGCAATTCTCTCTGAATGAATTCCACCGCTATCTTTAAATTTTCTTCCAAATATTCTAAAGCGGAGTCAAGCCAGCTTTCTCCCTTACGAAAAGCCGTTTCCATTGCCACAATACTCAAGGCATTGTTTCTATGAATGTCCAAAACTTCAATTTTATCAATTAAAGCCAAACGGGTTTCTTCCTTGGAAACATATAGAAAAGAAGCATGTAAGCCGGCAAGATTAAATGTTTTGGTCGCAGAAAAACAAGCTACCGTATTTTGCCGAACTTCTTCTCCCAATTGTAAAAGGGAAAGAGTTTTCGCTTCTCCAAAGGTCAAATCTCTCCACATTTGATCTTCAATGATTTGAACCTTATGTCTTAAACAAATATCTGCAATTTTTTGCAATTCGTCTCTTTTGTAAACTTTTCCAATCGGATTGTGAGGATTACAGAAAATGAAAAGTTTTACCTTCTCTTGAATAATCTTTTGTTCAAAATCTTCCCAATTGATTTCAAAATTTCCTGTAGAACTTTCCAACATAGGAGAAGTCACTAATTTTCTTCCCATTCCGGAAATACTTCTGAAAAATCCGGGATATACCGGTGGAGTGACTATAACTGCATCTCCTTTTTCGGTCAGTACATCCAGAGCTAAGGTAAAACTTGTTACCCCACCCGGACTATGAATAAAAAACTTCGGATTCAAATGATAATGAAATCTTTTTTCCGTCCAGTCACAAATAGCTTGATAATAGGAACTTGGTCTTGCAGTATAGCCGTAAATCCCTTGTTTTGCCTTTTCTACCACGGCATCTACGACTTCTTCGGGAGCCGGAAAATCCATATCCGCTATCCAAAGAGGATACAAATCTTTCTCCCCGAATTTTACTTCTAATTCATCCCATTTTGCAGATATATTTTGGGATCTGTCCCAATGTTTCATAAAAACATCTTTCATCATTTCACGTTCCTCACTTTTTATTTTTTATAAATTTTATGTATGCTGACATATAATAACGGTACGACAAAAAGAGTTAGTAGAGTGGAGGCTGTCAATCCAAAAATAATCGTGATTGCCATTTCTCCATATAGAGGATCAAACATCAATGGAAACATTCCAAAAATTGTGGTCCCGGCAGCCAAAGAAACAGCTCGAACTCTACTGAGAGAAGCATCTACGACTGCATCAAATTCCGTTTTGTCGGTATGTAATTTTTGATAACGTATTTCATCCAAGAGTACAATGGAATTT containing:
- a CDS encoding PatB family C-S lyase; translated protein: MMKDVFMKHWDRSQNISAKWDELEVKFGEKDLYPLWIADMDFPAPEEVVDAVVEKAKQGIYGYTARPSSYYQAICDWTEKRFHYHLNPKFFIHSPGGVTSFTLALDVLTEKGDAVIVTPPVYPGFFRSISGMGRKLVTSPMLESSTGNFEINWEDFEQKIIQEKVKLFIFCNPHNPIGKVYKRDELQKIADICLRHKVQIIEDQMWRDLTFGEAKTLSLLQLGEEVRQNTVACFSATKTFNLAGLHASFLYVSKEETRLALIDKIEVLDIHRNNALSIVAMETAFRKGESWLDSALEYLEENLKIAVEFIQRELPQVSAYMPESTYTLWVNFSYFSLRGEEITKHLAKYGKIATGNGSPYGEGGESCQRINLACSREVLFKALEGLKIAVKAMGE
- the typA gene encoding translational GTPase TypA, whose product is MKIKNIAIIAHVDHGKTTLVDCLLRQGGAFGSHELEKVEERIMDSDDIERERGITIFSKNASVRYKDYKINIVDTPGHADFGGEVQRIMKMVDSVLLLVDAFEGPMPQTKYVLKKALEQGHRPIVVVNKIDKPNSRPEEVLYMIYDLFIELNANDYQLEFPVIYASSKAGFAKKELTDEEKDMQALFDTILEFVEDPDGDKNRPTQFLITNTEYDNYVGKLAVGRIHNGTLKRNQEVMIMKRDGSQIKGKISVLYGYEGLRRVELQEAEAGDIVCIAGMENIEIGETLADVNDPVALPVIDIDEPTLAMTFMVNDSPFVGKDGKYVTSRHIWERLQKEVQNNVSMRVEATDTPDAFIVKGRGELQLSILLENMRREGFEVQVSKPRVLMKEIDGVKMEPMEMALIDVDDSYTGVVIEKMGVRKAEMIAMTPGQDGYTRLEFKVPARGLIGFRNEFLTVTKGTGILNHSFFEFEAFKGEIPTRNKGVLIATEAGVTVPYALNNLQDRGTLFLDPGVPVYEGMIVGEHNRENDLVVNVCKTKKLTNMRAAGSDDAVQLATPRRFSLEQALDYIAEDELVEVTPLNIRLRKKILKEGERRRNRSDA
- the truB gene encoding tRNA pseudouridine(55) synthase TruB, whose translation is MDGIIVVKKEKGMSSFDVIRSLRKILQERKIGHTGTLDPLATGVLILCVGKATRLAQEIEAEEKIYEAEMEFGYQTDTYDLEGKVLVESLKKEVSREEFEKVLEKWKGDILQVPPMYSAIKLQGKKLYELARKGVEVEREARKVTVFEIHTLEFQQTKAKILTKVSKGTYIRSLIHDIGKDLGSFATMTALNRIQVGEHTLKNAYTISEIHDKIKICDFSFCIPVEEYFLFPKIQLEGEKNRSLFQNGNTVIFQEKDGKYRVYQEEVFLGLGKIEHQRLKGYKYF